The Thalassotalea sp. LPB0316 nucleotide sequence ACTGAATCAAGCAGCTGACCTGTTAAAGACTGCGAAAAAGCCGGCGATGTTTGTTGGTTGGGGTGCGAAAAACGCTCGAAGTGAAGTACTTGCCTTAGCCGAGCGGTTTAATATGCCGATAGCGACTACCTTGCAAGGCTTGTCGGTTGTGCCAAGTGATCACCCATTACATGTCGGTATGAGTTTTGGTCGCCACGCGGTGCCAGCCGCAGAGCAAGCTTTTGCTGATTGTGATTGCTTAGTTGCTATTGGCACGTGTTTTTCAGAAATTCCGACCGGTAGTTATGGCATAACCGTGCCCGAGCAGCTGATTCACATTGATATCGATGAAGCGGTATTTGATCAAAATTACCCAGCGAAAGTCGCCATCTGCGCTGATGCTAAACAAGCTGTGAGTCAGCTCAATCAGTTAGCTGAAAAACTATCGATAGGCGCTCAACACAATCAGCAAATTCAAAATAATATCGAACAAGCCAAACAAGCTTATCAACAAGAATGGCGTGAATTAGCAACTGATAGAGTGAACCCCGCGGCACTGTTTTCGCAACTCGACAGCGCATTATCACAGGATTGCCTGTTTGTGGTTGATGATGGTAATCATACCTTTTTAACGGCTGAATTAATGCCTTTTAGCCAACAGCGCTCGTTTATCTCGCCAACCGATTTTAACTGTATGGGCTACGCTGTGCCGGCAGCAATAGGTGCAAAAATTGCCAACCCTGACCGACAAGTTGTCTCTGTGGTAGGCGATGGTGCGTTTATGATGACCTGTATGGAATTAGTGACTGCAAACCAACACGAACTGGGTTTAGTGTACTTCGTGTTTAATGACGGTGAACTCAGCCAAATTTCACAAGGACAAGAAATCCCATATAACCGCAAAACCTGTACTCAGCTCGGCAAGGTTGACTTTTCTGGTATCGCCCAAGCAACGGGGAGTCACTATTTACGCATTAATAATAACGATGAAATTAATGATGTCGTCGAACAAGCGCTAAGTTTAATGAAAACTCATAAAACGGTGATTGTTGATGTGGCGATTGAATACTCAAAGCGCACGCGCTTTACTCAAGGGGTAGTTAAAACCAATGTCGAGCGATTCCCATTACAAGATAAACTGCGCATTGTTTCTCGGGCGTTAACGCGAAAAATTACCGGGTAATAAACTGTTCCAATGGGGAGTAGGCGAACCAATTAGCTCTTGGTGCAAGTTATTTCATCAAGGGCTACTTGGTTATTGGGATCGTCATTGGCGAGTTCTGTTAGATTTAGATTCTCTAGAAACATGAAGTAGTCGTTTTGCTTTTCAAGTTGCAACAATATATCGATTTCAGCCTGGGCTAAATATTGACGTTCAAAGCAGACGTTATCGAGTTTAATAGCTAACGAGCCTTTGCCTTTTTTACCGTTGTCTTTATAGGTTTTTGCTTGCGTTAGCGCTTGTTTCATCACCGTCGCATCTTCTGGCGATAAATTAAAAATCGTGATGGCTTCATTGCTTTTTAAACCACTAGCTAGTGCACCTGATATCGCCTTCGCCTGACTAACTTGCGCGAAAAGCTTTTCTTCAATAAACAAGGTTTCATCAATGGAGACAACCGATAATTCGACCACAACATTTCCTTGCTCAAGGTTAATCGCTTTGTCGGTTCTAACCGCAATATTTAATTGAGCGGGATCTAAAGCAAAAATATCTAAGGTCGCCATTTCGTACATACCTTTGAAAGTTATGTTAGCACAGGCGGTTAAAAGTAATGTCAGTGCGATGGCAAGATAGTGCTTTATCATTTGCGGTGCGTCCTTTGCGTGGTTATTTGTTTGTTAGGCTAATTGTTTGTTAGGTTGTTGGGTTGTTAAGTATTTGTTACCAAAATCCTATGGTAAAGCCAAGTCATGGTAATAAGCTATAACAATTTATCGGTGCATTATGTTTATTTTTCGATACACTAGGGTAAAAACTAGGCAATAAACATCAAGCTAAATCAATGGTTATGATTGAACTTATCTTGATAGCTCATAATAAATAAGCCAGAGAGAAACAACATGAAGGATCTATTATCTCGTTACCCTGTCCATCAAAGTGCACTAGCGACAACGCATATTAGTGCGCAGCAGTACCAATCACTTTATCAACAGTCAATTACCGAGCCCGATGTTTTTTGGGCTGAGCAGGCTAGTCAATTTATTGATTGGTTTGAGCCTTGGCAACAAGTGTCGCAAGTTGACTTTACCAGTGCAGATATTAGCTGGTTTAAAGGCGCCAAATTAAACGCTAGTTATAACTGTATCGACCGTCACCTTAAAAACAAAGCTAATGATATTGCAATCATTTTTGAAGGCGATGAACCCGATGAAGATTTATCGGTAACCTACCAGGAGCTTCACGATCACGTCTGCCGGTTTGCCAATTTGTTAAAAGCTCGGGGAGTCAAAAAAGGCGATAGGGTTTGTATCTATATGCCGATGATCCCGGAAGTTGGTTACGCTATGTTAGCCTGTGCTCGCATTGGCGCTGTCCACTCTATCGTTTTTGGTGGTTTTTCAACGGAATCTATTCGCGCCCGTATTTTAGACGCTGACTGCCAAGTGGTGATCACAGCCGATGAAGGGGTGCGCGGTGGTAAAACTATTCCTCTCAAAGCTAATGTTGACGAAGCGATTAAAGGCTGCCCAAATGTTCACAGTGTTATTATGGTTGAGCGCACCGGTCATGAAGTTGAATGGAACGATAAAATTGACGTTGCCTACACCGACATTATTTTAAATTATCCGGCTGAGTGTGAGCCTGAAGTCATGGACGCTGAGGACCCGCTATTTATTCTTTATACCTCAGGCTCAACTGGCAAACCTAAAGGGGTTTTGCATACCACAGGTGGTTATTTGTTGTATGCCGCGATGACACATAAATACGTCTTTGATTACCAAGATGGCGAAGTGTTTTGGTGTACTGCAGACGCCGGTTGGATCAC carries:
- a CDS encoding thiamine pyrophosphate-binding protein; the encoded protein is MKKTGAWLARYALEQLGIKHTFGIPGVHNTELYDELNNSEMITPHLVTHEVSAAFMADAVTRTTSSLGTLVIVPAAGLTHAMSGIGEAYLDGIGMLVITGGINRSTGKQYQLHQIDQLELTKGITKAGFRIENHNEIVATLFRAHRIATSGKPGPVLVELPVDIQLFKGEVKHLPEFQPLSTSQAVSESLLNQAADLLKTAKKPAMFVGWGAKNARSEVLALAERFNMPIATTLQGLSVVPSDHPLHVGMSFGRHAVPAAEQAFADCDCLVAIGTCFSEIPTGSYGITVPEQLIHIDIDEAVFDQNYPAKVAICADAKQAVSQLNQLAEKLSIGAQHNQQIQNNIEQAKQAYQQEWRELATDRVNPAALFSQLDSALSQDCLFVVDDGNHTFLTAELMPFSQQRSFISPTDFNCMGYAVPAAIGAKIANPDRQVVSVVGDGAFMMTCMELVTANQHELGLVYFVFNDGELSQISQGQEIPYNRKTCTQLGKVDFSGIAQATGSHYLRINNNDEINDVVEQALSLMKTHKTVIVDVAIEYSKRTRFTQGVVKTNVERFPLQDKLRIVSRALTRKITG